GCCCCCTACTGGAGCCCGTGCGGGGCGCTCTGACCAGCGTTGAGAGGCATTTGCCGCGAATTTCTTCATCGTTGGTATTTCTTGCACCCCAATGCGAGGCTCGAATGGTTCAATGACCTTTTCCAGGCGGCAAGGGCCAGGGCCCGAGGATACCGGAACGTGGAGAACTTCATCGCCATGGTCAACCTGATTGCAGCACCGATTCAGGTTGTGGTGACTTCATGAATCCCGCATCAAGCGTCCAGGAAAACTCTGTCCCAGAGGAAGAGCTCAAAAAGTTCCTCGTGAAGCCTGATCGTCAATCCGGATCCGACCGTGATTTCTGCAATGAGGTATGACCGTTGAGAGGCCGAGGCTGCAGCGTCACAGATCGAGCATTTCCAGCCTTCACCTTTGATCTGCGGCAACACATCTGCGCACAGAGACCGCAGTACGGGCTTATCAGTGACAAGGTCCTGGGGCGTCCCTCGATAAATACTCCCTTTGCCCCCACGAATCCGCCAGTCTCCACCTTCAAGAAGTTCAATCGTGGCAGGTCCTTTTCCGACTACTGCAGATTTGAAAGCCTTGCTCTCTGGGGATCCGCTATCTATATTTATAGTCAATACATGTGTAGATGAAGATGAATCGTCCCATGCAAATTGATCGAGGGAAAATTTAAACTGCTCAACTTTGGGCACTTCAATATCGCAAAATTGTCCGCGAAGTCTGAAGAAGGCATCGTTTTCACACAGATCGAAGTCCGAATTTTGGTCGGGTATATTCTTGAGCTTGTTGGCCAACGCCTTGTCGACCAAGAATTGACCATTGATGCGTCCCAGAATCATCGTAAGGTCAACATCCAACTTCGATGATGACCCAATATCCTGAG
This Desulfomicrobium apsheronum DNA region includes the following protein-coding sequences:
- a CDS encoding transposase; this translates as MHPNARLEWFNDLFQAARARARGYRNVENFIAMVNLIAAPIQVVVTS